One window of the Rhodococcus sovatensis genome contains the following:
- a CDS encoding YifB family Mg chelatase-like AAA ATPase, whose amino-acid sequence MALGRAFSVAVSGVDGQVVEIEADIGRGLPGVHLVGLPDAALNESRDRVKAAVSNSGGKWPDSRVILALSPATLPKVGSVYDLALALSVLDADKQIPRRALEKTVFLGELALDGRLRGVRGVLPGVLAVKRAGWRRVVVPLATLAEAGLVDGIEVLGAVSLKEVVSWLRGETVLDHPVPAVYDDGTTYPDMSEVVGQQDARWALEVAAAGAHHIMLTGPPGIGKTMLAQRLPGILPPLTDEESLEVTAIHSVAGTLTGDRPLISSPPFIAPHHSTTVSALVGGGTGMAKPGAVSRAHRGVLFLDECAEMGVKALEALRTPLEDGEIRIARRDGVARYPARFQLILAANPCPCAPARNADCVCAPTARRKYLGRLSGPLLDRVDLRIAMQTVATGALADEVGETTEEVRARVTGARDAAAARWAEYGWRTNAEVPGPALRQKFRLGNEALRPLERSLRNGSLTARGADRALRVSWTLTDLAGGDMPGLDEVGAALDFRDRGMM is encoded by the coding sequence ATGGCCCTGGGGCGCGCCTTTTCGGTTGCGGTGAGCGGTGTCGACGGTCAGGTGGTGGAGATCGAGGCCGACATCGGACGCGGACTCCCTGGGGTCCACCTGGTGGGTCTACCCGATGCGGCGCTGAACGAGTCGCGCGATCGAGTGAAAGCCGCCGTGAGCAATTCGGGCGGAAAGTGGCCCGACTCGCGGGTGATACTCGCTCTGTCGCCGGCGACACTGCCGAAGGTGGGTTCGGTCTACGACCTGGCCCTCGCGCTCTCCGTTCTGGACGCGGACAAACAGATTCCGCGTCGTGCTCTGGAGAAGACGGTATTCCTCGGAGAGTTGGCGCTCGACGGCCGGCTTCGTGGAGTGCGAGGGGTTCTGCCGGGAGTGTTGGCGGTCAAACGGGCAGGATGGCGCCGGGTTGTCGTCCCGTTGGCCACTCTGGCCGAGGCGGGTCTTGTCGATGGCATCGAGGTTCTCGGCGCGGTGTCGTTGAAAGAAGTCGTCTCCTGGCTACGTGGTGAGACTGTCCTCGATCACCCAGTGCCCGCAGTGTACGACGACGGCACTACGTACCCCGACATGAGCGAGGTCGTCGGCCAGCAGGATGCTCGATGGGCTCTCGAAGTCGCGGCGGCGGGAGCCCATCACATCATGCTGACCGGACCCCCGGGAATCGGTAAAACGATGCTTGCGCAACGGCTTCCGGGGATCCTGCCGCCATTGACCGACGAGGAGTCGCTGGAGGTGACTGCGATTCACTCCGTGGCGGGAACATTGACCGGGGATCGCCCGTTGATCTCGTCGCCGCCGTTCATCGCTCCACATCATTCGACCACAGTGAGTGCTTTGGTCGGCGGAGGCACCGGCATGGCCAAACCAGGTGCGGTCAGCCGAGCGCACAGGGGAGTGCTGTTCCTCGACGAATGTGCCGAAATGGGTGTGAAAGCGTTGGAAGCGTTGCGAACTCCCCTCGAGGACGGTGAGATCAGGATCGCGCGTAGAGATGGAGTCGCTCGCTATCCGGCACGCTTTCAGCTGATTCTCGCAGCCAATCCATGCCCGTGCGCGCCGGCCAGAAATGCCGATTGCGTGTGTGCTCCCACTGCCCGTAGGAAGTACTTGGGAAGGCTGTCAGGGCCACTGCTAGACCGGGTCGATCTGCGAATCGCCATGCAGACAGTGGCAACCGGGGCTCTGGCTGACGAGGTGGGGGAAACGACCGAGGAGGTGCGCGCAAGGGTGACCGGTGCGCGCGACGCTGCAGCAGCACGATGGGCCGAGTACGGCTGGCGTACCAACGCCGAGGTGCCCGGACCCGCGCTGAGGCAGAAGTTTCGGCTGGGGAACGAGGCGTTGCGTCCACTCGAACGGTCGTTGCGAAATGGCTCTTTGACCGCACGTGGCGCAGACCGCGCACTGCGAGTGTCGTGGACACTCACCGACTTGGCCGGTGGCGATATGCCGGGACTCGACGAGGTCGGGGCAGCTCTCGACTTTCGAGACAGGGGGATGATGTGA
- a CDS encoding YraN family protein, with protein MSKSSSELGARGEALAALHVADSGMEVVDRNWRCRYGELDIVARDGDTMVFVEVKTRSGIGFGTPAESVTYSKQLRIRRLALAWLDERGSPWVRMRFDVVAILMTGDGDPVISHLRGAF; from the coding sequence ATGTCGAAGTCGAGTTCGGAATTGGGAGCGCGGGGGGAAGCGCTGGCGGCGTTGCACGTAGCCGACAGTGGGATGGAAGTAGTCGATCGTAATTGGCGGTGTAGGTACGGCGAATTGGACATCGTGGCCAGAGATGGCGACACCATGGTCTTCGTCGAAGTGAAGACCCGATCCGGCATCGGCTTCGGGACGCCTGCAGAGTCGGTGACGTATTCGAAGCAGTTGCGCATCAGGCGGTTGGCGTTGGCGTGGCTCGACGAGCGCGGTAGCCCGTGGGTTCGTATGAGATTCGACGTCGTGGCAATTCTGATGACCGGTGACGGTGATCCAGTGATCTCGCATCTGCGCGGGGCCTTCTGA
- a CDS encoding Lsr2 family protein, whose amino-acid sequence MARKTLVQMIDDVDGSVIKDGQGETIEFGIGGTQYRIDLNLKHANELHEQLAFWIEHAEKVSARRGRKASSGQARGKADLQDIRTWARENGHDVSARGRISQEVQSAYEAAH is encoded by the coding sequence ATGGCGCGCAAGACACTCGTCCAAATGATCGATGATGTCGACGGTTCCGTCATCAAAGATGGACAGGGAGAAACCATCGAATTCGGTATAGGCGGCACCCAGTACCGGATCGATCTGAACCTGAAGCACGCGAACGAATTGCACGAACAGCTTGCGTTCTGGATCGAGCACGCAGAAAAGGTATCTGCCCGTCGTGGGCGCAAAGCGTCGAGCGGCCAGGCCCGCGGTAAGGCGGATCTGCAGGACATCCGGACGTGGGCACGTGAGAACGGTCATGACGTGAGCGCACGTGGGCGGATCAGCCAAGAAGTGCAGTCCGCGTACGAGGCTGCTCACTGA
- a CDS encoding DUF2469 domain-containing protein, with product MSAEDLEKYETEMELSLYREYRDIVGQFNYVVETERRFYLANSVELIPHNADGEIYFELRMSDSWVWDMYRPARFVKHVRVITFKDVNIEELEKPDLRLPE from the coding sequence ATGAGTGCCGAGGATCTCGAAAAGTACGAAACCGAGATGGAACTCTCGCTGTACCGGGAGTACCGAGACATCGTCGGCCAGTTCAACTACGTCGTCGAGACCGAGCGTCGCTTTTATCTAGCGAACTCGGTGGAGCTGATCCCGCACAATGCCGATGGAGAAATCTATTTCGAGCTGCGAATGTCCGATTCCTGGGTGTGGGACATGTACCGGCCCGCTCGTTTCGTGAAGCACGTCCGGGTGATCACCTTCAAGGACGTCAACATCGAAGAGCTGGAGAAACCCGATCTCAGGCTGCCCGAGTAA
- a CDS encoding ribonuclease HII, with amino-acid sequence MTGTSSRARSRPPWPPRPVIRRSSGLRTMESALDRNGLGPVAGVDEAGRGACAGPLTVAACVLGPKPYASLADLDDSKKLTERRREELFPKIKRWARAWCVVFIEAEEVDRIGVHVANIEGMRRAVAGLGMTPGYVLTDGFRVPGLSAPSLPVIGGDATAACIAAASVLAKVSRDRVMVEMDGRIPGYGFAVHKGYSTRAHAAALAELGPCAEHRMSYANVSAAGNRLRDAAPSPGRMDCDEPSAR; translated from the coding sequence ATGACCGGTACCAGCAGTCGTGCGCGTAGCCGCCCACCGTGGCCGCCCCGACCTGTCATTCGCAGGTCGTCAGGTTTGCGGACGATGGAATCTGCACTCGACCGAAATGGCCTAGGACCCGTTGCCGGAGTCGACGAGGCCGGTCGAGGGGCGTGTGCCGGACCGCTGACTGTCGCGGCGTGCGTATTGGGCCCGAAGCCGTACGCTTCGCTCGCCGATCTCGACGATTCCAAGAAGCTGACCGAGAGGCGTCGGGAGGAGCTCTTCCCGAAGATCAAGCGGTGGGCACGCGCATGGTGTGTGGTGTTCATCGAAGCCGAGGAAGTAGATCGAATCGGCGTGCACGTAGCCAATATCGAGGGTATGCGGCGCGCGGTAGCTGGTCTCGGTATGACGCCTGGCTACGTGCTGACCGACGGTTTCAGGGTGCCCGGCCTCTCGGCGCCGTCACTGCCGGTGATCGGTGGAGACGCTACCGCGGCGTGCATTGCTGCGGCCAGCGTTCTCGCGAAGGTCTCACGTGATCGTGTGATGGTCGAGATGGACGGTCGCATTCCCGGATATGGATTCGCCGTGCACAAGGGATACAGCACGAGGGCACACGCAGCTGCGCTGGCGGAGCTCGGGCCGTGCGCAGAGCATCGAATGTCCTACGCGAATGTTTCCGCGGCCGGGAATCGGCTGCGGGACGCCGCCCCGAGCCCGGGCCGAATGGACTGCGACGAGCCGAGTGCGAGATGA
- the lepB gene encoding signal peptidase I produces MSEDENTKRREKKPRSFWRELPILILVALVLSFLLQTFIARVYLIPSESMEPTLHGCAGCTGDRIVVEKIGYHFGDPQPGDVVVFRGPESWNSEFVSTRSSNAVIRGAQEVGSLIGVVAPDENDLVKRVIATGGQTVECCDEQGRVLVDGKPLDEPYIQMDFPFTPGVLTCDTELKSGRCFSAVTVPEGNLWVMGDNRSNSADSRFHVTDELMGTVPVDNVIGKAFLIALPPSRFGTLDSPDIQGQ; encoded by the coding sequence TTGAGCGAGGATGAAAACACCAAGCGTCGTGAAAAGAAGCCCAGATCTTTCTGGCGTGAACTGCCCATCCTCATCCTGGTAGCTCTGGTTCTGAGCTTCCTCCTCCAGACGTTCATCGCCCGCGTCTATCTCATTCCGTCGGAGTCGATGGAGCCGACATTGCACGGGTGTGCAGGGTGCACGGGTGACCGCATAGTCGTGGAGAAGATCGGATATCACTTCGGAGATCCACAGCCCGGGGATGTCGTGGTCTTCCGCGGCCCGGAGTCATGGAACAGTGAGTTCGTTTCCACGCGCTCGTCCAATGCAGTCATTCGTGGTGCGCAAGAGGTGGGTTCTCTCATCGGAGTCGTCGCACCCGACGAGAACGACTTGGTCAAGCGTGTGATCGCCACCGGCGGACAGACTGTCGAGTGCTGCGACGAGCAGGGAAGGGTGCTCGTGGATGGTAAGCCACTCGACGAACCGTACATACAGATGGATTTTCCGTTCACGCCGGGAGTTCTGACCTGTGACACCGAGTTGAAGTCCGGTCGGTGCTTCTCGGCCGTCACCGTGCCCGAGGGAAATCTCTGGGTGATGGGTGACAACCGCAGCAACTCGGCCGACTCACGGTTTCATGTGACGGACGAGCTGATGGGAACCGTCCCGGTCGACAATGTCATCGGCAAGGCATTCCTCATCGCGCTGCCGCCTTCGCGTTTCGGAACCCTCGATTCGCCGGACATTCAGGGGCAATGA
- the rplS gene encoding 50S ribosomal protein L19 gives MNTLDFLDKQSLRSDIPDFRPGDTLNVHVKVIEGSKERVQIFKGVVIRRQGGGVRETFTVRKVSFGVGVERTFPVHSPNIAQVDVLTRGDVRRAKLYYLRDLRGKAAKIKEKR, from the coding sequence ATGAACACTCTGGACTTCTTGGACAAGCAGTCGCTGCGCAGCGACATTCCTGATTTCCGCCCCGGCGACACGCTCAACGTGCACGTCAAGGTTATCGAAGGCTCGAAGGAGCGCGTGCAGATCTTCAAGGGCGTCGTCATCCGTCGCCAGGGTGGTGGCGTCCGCGAGACCTTCACCGTTCGTAAGGTCTCGTTCGGCGTCGGTGTCGAGCGCACCTTCCCCGTCCACAGCCCGAACATCGCGCAGGTCGACGTCCTCACCCGCGGTGACGTCCGGCGCGCCAAGCTCTACTACCTTCGCGATCTTCGTGGCAAGGCTGCCAAGATCAAGGAAAAGCGCTGA
- a CDS encoding Tex family protein, producing the protein MTSALKTVNKRIAEELDVREGQVAAAVDLLDSGSTVPFIARYRKEVTGMLDDAQLRHLEERLRYLRELDERRDAVIESIRAQGKLDDALEQSLMLAETKARVEDIYLPFKPKRRTKAQIAREAGHEPVADALISDPNTDPARYDTEQLDGARAILVERFAEDPDLVGELRELMWTRGKLTSTVRKGKEDEGAKFADYFEFSEPFTSLPSHRILAALRGEKEEVLSLGLEPDQDEAVPGVPTIYEGRIAAKFDIADRGRPADRWLLDTVRWAWRTKLLVTMAIDVRMRLRQSAEKDAVDVFASNLKDLLLAAPAGNRATMGLDPGFRTGTKVAIVDSTGKVVDYDTIYPHKPQGKWDQALATLAALAAKHSVQLIAIGNGTASRETDSLAAELIAKYPAAGLTKIVVSEAGASVYSASAYASSELPELDVSIRGAVSIARRLQDPLAELVKIDPKSIGVGQYQHDISESLLARSLGAVVEDAVNAVGVDVNTASVPLLSRVSGIAGSLAESIVAHRDEHGPFSSRTKLKDVARLGPKAFEQCAGFLRISGGEDPLDRSSVHPEAYPVVRRIVDSAGIGVREVIGNSSLLRSLNPEQFADDRFGVPTVTDIISELEKPGRDPRPEFKTATFAAGIEKVADLSPGMTLEGVVTNVAAFGAFVDVGVHQDGLVHVSAMSHNFVKDPREVVKSGDVVKVKVMEVDIPRQRIGLSLRLDDEPGATAKDKSRGGGESRRQQSGPPSENRAGRDNRAGRDNRTGRDNRGGGKQASTPAGGSMADALRKAGFGK; encoded by the coding sequence GTGACGAGTGCTCTGAAAACTGTGAACAAGCGCATAGCCGAGGAACTCGATGTTCGCGAGGGCCAGGTGGCTGCTGCCGTGGATCTACTCGACAGCGGTTCGACGGTCCCCTTCATCGCGCGGTACCGCAAAGAAGTGACCGGAATGCTAGATGACGCGCAGTTGCGTCACCTCGAGGAACGTCTGCGTTACCTCCGTGAACTCGACGAACGGCGCGATGCCGTGATCGAATCCATCCGTGCCCAGGGCAAACTCGACGATGCACTCGAGCAGTCGCTCATGCTCGCCGAGACCAAGGCGCGAGTCGAGGACATCTACCTGCCATTCAAGCCCAAGCGGCGAACCAAAGCGCAGATCGCGCGCGAAGCGGGTCATGAGCCTGTCGCCGACGCTCTGATCTCGGATCCGAACACCGACCCCGCCCGCTACGACACCGAACAACTCGATGGTGCGCGCGCCATCCTCGTCGAGCGTTTCGCCGAAGATCCCGACCTGGTCGGGGAGCTGCGCGAGTTGATGTGGACGCGGGGAAAGCTGACGTCGACGGTTCGCAAGGGAAAAGAGGACGAGGGCGCCAAATTCGCCGACTACTTCGAATTCTCGGAACCGTTCACATCGCTGCCGTCGCACCGAATCCTCGCGGCGTTGCGCGGCGAGAAGGAAGAAGTGCTCTCCCTAGGCCTCGAACCTGATCAGGACGAAGCGGTTCCCGGGGTTCCGACGATCTACGAGGGTCGAATCGCAGCCAAATTCGACATCGCGGACCGTGGCCGTCCCGCCGATCGTTGGTTGTTGGACACAGTTCGGTGGGCCTGGCGTACCAAACTCCTGGTCACGATGGCGATCGACGTTCGCATGAGGCTCCGTCAGTCCGCTGAGAAGGATGCCGTCGACGTATTTGCCTCGAACCTCAAGGATCTGCTTCTCGCAGCGCCCGCCGGGAACAGAGCGACGATGGGCCTTGACCCAGGATTCCGTACCGGAACCAAGGTGGCCATCGTCGATTCGACGGGCAAAGTAGTCGACTACGACACGATTTATCCACACAAGCCGCAGGGTAAGTGGGACCAAGCGCTGGCAACATTGGCTGCGCTGGCGGCGAAGCACTCGGTGCAGCTCATCGCCATCGGCAACGGTACGGCCTCGCGCGAGACCGATTCGCTCGCTGCGGAACTCATCGCGAAGTACCCGGCGGCCGGCTTGACCAAGATCGTCGTCTCCGAGGCAGGTGCATCGGTGTACTCGGCGTCGGCGTACGCGTCGAGCGAGCTGCCCGAGCTCGACGTCTCGATCCGCGGCGCAGTGTCTATCGCGCGACGTCTCCAGGATCCGCTGGCCGAATTGGTGAAGATCGATCCGAAGTCCATCGGAGTCGGTCAGTACCAGCACGACATCTCCGAGTCTCTGCTCGCTCGATCCCTCGGTGCGGTGGTGGAAGACGCCGTGAACGCGGTTGGGGTCGACGTCAACACCGCATCCGTGCCGCTGCTGTCGAGGGTCTCCGGCATTGCAGGCTCGCTGGCGGAGAGCATCGTCGCGCATCGCGACGAGCATGGGCCGTTCTCGAGCCGTACCAAGCTCAAGGACGTCGCACGACTCGGCCCGAAGGCGTTCGAGCAGTGCGCGGGATTCCTTCGCATCTCCGGCGGCGAGGATCCGCTCGATCGATCGAGCGTGCACCCAGAGGCGTATCCGGTCGTTCGGCGCATCGTCGACTCAGCCGGCATCGGCGTACGTGAGGTGATCGGCAATAGCTCGTTGCTACGGTCACTGAATCCGGAGCAGTTCGCCGACGACCGATTCGGCGTCCCGACCGTCACCGACATCATTTCGGAGCTCGAGAAGCCTGGTCGAGACCCGCGCCCGGAGTTCAAGACCGCCACGTTTGCTGCCGGAATCGAAAAGGTGGCCGACCTGTCGCCGGGTATGACGCTCGAGGGGGTCGTCACCAACGTCGCAGCTTTCGGAGCATTCGTCGATGTCGGTGTGCACCAAGACGGCCTCGTTCACGTGTCGGCTATGTCGCACAACTTCGTGAAGGATCCCCGCGAGGTAGTCAAGTCCGGCGATGTTGTGAAGGTGAAGGTGATGGAGGTCGACATCCCGCGTCAGCGCATCGGGCTGAGCCTGCGTCTCGACGACGAACCAGGGGCAACCGCGAAGGACAAGTCCCGTGGCGGTGGCGAGAGTCGCCGCCAGCAGAGCGGGCCGCCTAGCGAGAACCGAGCTGGCCGTGACAACCGGGCTGGCCGTGACAACCGAACTGGCCGTGACAATCGAGGGGGCGGCAAGCAGGCAAGCACGCCTGCGGGCGGTTCTATGGCCGACGCGCTACGGAAGGCGGGGTTCGGCAAGTAG
- a CDS encoding serine hydrolase: MSRPLQVLVISCAALVASVAILFSGCSVPDDSPSSMTASTTESPFPDTDTVADLDLGARIPEAVGSAAGRGARVDFALLDRQTGAYFASGDTEQTETASVSKLFIADDVLRGAEIARVPVSADDMDSIASMLRSSDDNAANALWYKYGGSDIINRVTERYGLTATSPPWDDLWWNTTTSAADLVAYYSRLLDGAGGLSPASTATVIGFLRESTPVATDGYQQQFGIVGGLPAEPVRAVKQGWMCCIADRWIHLTTGTIGVDNRYIVALISREEIHYEDDMDNYPDTAVVDVTDDSSARHARDTLTGFVTMLFPDGRID; encoded by the coding sequence ATGTCCAGGCCGCTGCAAGTCCTGGTAATTTCGTGCGCAGCCCTCGTCGCTTCGGTAGCCATTCTGTTCTCGGGATGCAGCGTGCCCGACGATTCCCCGAGCAGCATGACCGCAAGCACCACCGAGTCACCGTTTCCCGATACGGACACCGTCGCCGATCTCGACCTCGGCGCACGCATACCGGAGGCCGTTGGATCTGCCGCCGGCCGCGGAGCTCGAGTCGACTTCGCGCTGCTCGACCGCCAGACCGGCGCCTATTTCGCGAGCGGTGACACCGAACAGACAGAGACCGCGTCGGTATCGAAGCTTTTCATCGCCGATGATGTACTGCGCGGCGCGGAGATAGCCAGGGTGCCGGTGTCCGCGGACGACATGGACTCGATCGCATCGATGCTGAGATCCTCGGACGACAACGCGGCGAACGCCCTCTGGTACAAGTACGGTGGCAGCGACATAATCAACCGCGTCACCGAGCGGTACGGCCTCACCGCAACGTCGCCCCCGTGGGACGATCTCTGGTGGAACACCACGACCTCGGCGGCCGACCTCGTCGCGTACTACTCGAGACTGCTCGACGGCGCCGGTGGCCTGTCGCCTGCATCGACGGCAACCGTGATCGGCTTTCTGCGCGAGTCGACCCCAGTTGCAACGGACGGGTACCAGCAGCAGTTCGGCATCGTCGGCGGACTTCCCGCCGAACCCGTTCGCGCCGTCAAGCAGGGCTGGATGTGCTGCATCGCCGATCGCTGGATACATCTGACCACCGGAACGATCGGCGTGGACAACCGATACATCGTCGCGTTGATCTCGCGCGAGGAGATTCACTACGAGGACGACATGGACAACTACCCGGACACAGCGGTCGTCGACGTGACGGACGACAGTAGCGCTCGGCACGCTCGGGACACCCTCACGGGATTTGTGACCATGTTGTTCCCGGATGGTCGAATCGACTAG
- the trmD gene encoding tRNA (guanosine(37)-N1)-methyltransferase TrmD, with protein sequence MKLDVVTIFPEYLTPLRTALLGKAIDKGLVSLGIHDLRSWTQDVHKAVDDSPYGGGPGMVMKPTVWGEALDDVLTADSLLVVPTPAGVPFTQRVAERWSREEHLVFACGRYEGIDQRVFDDAATRVRVEEVSIGDYVLIGGEAAVLVMSEAVVRLLPGVLGNQQSHREDSFSDGLLEGPSYTRPATWRGLEVPEVLLSGDHARIAAWRAQQSLERTEQRRPDLLQD encoded by the coding sequence GTGAAACTCGATGTAGTCACGATCTTTCCCGAATATCTCACCCCACTGCGTACTGCCTTGCTGGGCAAGGCGATCGACAAGGGTCTTGTGTCGCTCGGCATCCACGATCTACGTTCCTGGACCCAGGACGTACACAAGGCCGTCGATGATTCTCCGTACGGCGGTGGACCTGGCATGGTGATGAAGCCGACTGTGTGGGGCGAGGCGCTCGACGATGTCCTCACCGCCGACTCGTTACTGGTAGTACCCACCCCGGCAGGCGTCCCGTTCACCCAGCGTGTCGCTGAAAGATGGTCGCGCGAGGAGCATCTGGTGTTCGCCTGCGGTCGGTACGAAGGAATCGACCAGCGTGTGTTCGACGACGCAGCTACCCGTGTCCGGGTCGAAGAAGTCAGCATCGGAGACTACGTTCTGATCGGCGGCGAGGCTGCAGTACTCGTCATGAGCGAGGCCGTCGTCCGGCTACTGCCAGGAGTTCTCGGCAATCAACAGTCTCATCGAGAGGACTCGTTCTCCGACGGGCTGTTGGAAGGTCCTAGCTACACCCGTCCGGCGACGTGGCGTGGCCTCGAGGTCCCCGAGGTCCTCTTGTCGGGGGATCACGCTCGCATCGCAGCGTGGCGCGCGCAACAGTCACTGGAACGCACCGAGCAACGACGACCGGATCTCTTGCAGGACTAG
- the rimM gene encoding ribosome maturation factor RimM (Essential for efficient processing of 16S rRNA), whose amino-acid sequence MELVVGRVAKSHGVKGEVVVDVRTDDPEHRFAVGAVLRGRKPRTQTDTVAYTVEAARDHSGRLLLRLKGIGDRAEADALRGTLFFVESDDLPPSEDPDEFYDHELEGLKVRLLDGTDVGVVREVLHSAAGELLSIRPTDGSGAEILVPFVAAIVTSVSLADGVVLIDPPEGLLDPE is encoded by the coding sequence ATGGAGCTCGTTGTCGGCCGTGTGGCGAAGTCACACGGCGTCAAAGGTGAAGTCGTCGTCGATGTTCGCACCGACGACCCCGAACATCGTTTTGCAGTCGGAGCCGTCCTTCGTGGACGGAAGCCTCGGACGCAAACCGACACCGTCGCTTACACGGTAGAAGCCGCCCGGGACCACTCCGGGCGGCTTCTGCTGCGTCTGAAAGGAATCGGCGACAGGGCCGAGGCAGATGCATTGCGCGGCACACTTTTCTTCGTCGAATCGGACGATCTGCCTCCGTCAGAGGATCCGGACGAGTTCTACGATCACGAACTGGAAGGCCTGAAGGTTCGGTTGCTGGACGGCACCGATGTCGGCGTAGTTCGCGAGGTTCTACATTCTGCAGCGGGGGAGTTGCTGTCGATTCGGCCCACCGATGGGTCCGGTGCGGAAATACTCGTACCGTTCGTCGCAGCCATCGTCACCTCGGTGTCCCTGGCCGACGGCGTCGTTCTCATCGATCCGCCCGAAGGTCTGCTGGACCCGGAGTAG
- a CDS encoding RNA-binding protein — protein MSAVVADAVEHLVRGIVANPDDVRVELITGRRGRTVEVHVHPDDLGKVIGRGGRTATALRTLVSGIGGRGIRVDVVDTDQ, from the coding sequence GTGAGTGCCGTTGTCGCCGACGCCGTCGAACATCTCGTTCGCGGTATCGTCGCCAATCCTGACGACGTTCGCGTCGAACTGATCACCGGACGCCGTGGGCGCACCGTCGAGGTGCACGTGCATCCCGACGACCTCGGTAAGGTGATCGGCCGCGGGGGCCGCACGGCAACCGCGTTGCGCACGCTCGTATCTGGAATCGGCGGACGCGGAATTCGCGTCGACGTCGTCGACACCGATCAGTAG
- the rpsP gene encoding 30S ribosomal protein S16 has translation MAVKIKLMRIGKIRTPHYRIVIADSRTRRNGRAIETIGKYEPKQDPSIIDIDSERAQYWLNVGAQPTEPVEALLKITGDWQKYKGLPGSEGTLRVAEAKPSKLDLFNAALAQADAEPLGDATTAKKKKAPKADDAAKADDAVATETAETPAAEAAEK, from the coding sequence ATGGCTGTCAAGATCAAGCTCATGCGCATCGGTAAGATCCGCACCCCGCACTACCGCATCGTCATCGCGGACTCTCGCACCCGCCGCAACGGCCGCGCGATCGAGACCATCGGCAAGTACGAGCCCAAGCAGGACCCCAGCATCATCGACATCGACTCCGAGCGCGCGCAGTACTGGCTGAACGTCGGCGCACAGCCGACCGAGCCGGTCGAGGCACTGCTGAAGATCACCGGTGACTGGCAGAAGTACAAGGGCCTGCCGGGCTCGGAAGGCACCTTGCGTGTCGCCGAGGCGAAGCCCTCCAAGCTCGATCTGTTCAACGCTGCGCTGGCTCAGGCCGACGCCGAGCCGCTCGGTGATGCCACCACGGCCAAGAAGAAGAAGGCTCCCAAGGCCGACGACGCTGCAAAGGCCGACGACGCCGTTGCCACCGAGACGGCAGAGACGCCGGCCGCCGAGGCTGCTGAGAAGTGA
- a CDS encoding type II CAAX endopeptidase family protein, whose translation MTSPDSSDREPPPSWAAMAPMNAVHHPTSGLSDGYWRAEVAASRRRPGQRWGIPAAATVLLLNLAGFLVLPFVVDTDIAGVYVLAIMMPSLVAMLVSLLFSWYRGNGPVVDFGLPTSSTEFGSQLKSGFAWGTVALGGGIVLALVVLAQTDLEDQVPLGGLIGIPLPWKIVLALWIWLGAPFCEEIMFRGMVWGALERRATPVGPTRFSWLGNKWVVLVVTALLFALWHREGWRFVVLLWGGLAIGIARMRSGSVASSTVAHSVNNTLPALAVLLAL comes from the coding sequence ATGACGTCGCCGGACTCGTCCGACCGCGAACCTCCGCCGAGTTGGGCCGCGATGGCACCGATGAACGCGGTGCATCACCCGACGTCGGGTCTGTCCGACGGGTACTGGCGCGCCGAGGTCGCCGCGTCCCGGCGTCGTCCCGGGCAGCGGTGGGGGATCCCTGCGGCTGCCACCGTATTGCTGCTCAACCTCGCAGGCTTCCTCGTGTTGCCGTTCGTTGTGGACACCGACATCGCAGGTGTCTACGTGCTGGCGATCATGATGCCGAGCCTGGTCGCGATGCTCGTGTCGCTGCTGTTCAGCTGGTATCGAGGGAACGGCCCGGTCGTCGACTTCGGATTACCGACGTCGTCGACGGAGTTCGGCAGTCAACTCAAATCGGGGTTTGCCTGGGGCACAGTCGCCCTCGGCGGCGGTATCGTCCTCGCACTTGTCGTGCTCGCCCAGACGGATCTCGAAGACCAAGTGCCGCTGGGTGGTCTGATCGGCATCCCGCTGCCGTGGAAGATCGTTCTCGCGCTCTGGATCTGGCTCGGCGCTCCGTTCTGCGAGGAAATCATGTTCCGCGGCATGGTCTGGGGCGCGCTCGAACGCCGAGCGACGCCCGTCGGGCCGACACGGTTCTCATGGCTGGGCAACAAATGGGTCGTGCTGGTCGTAACCGCACTCCTGTTCGCGCTCTGGCATCGCGAAGGATGGCGGTTCGTGGTGCTCCTGTGGGGCGGGCTGGCCATCGGGATCGCCCGGATGAGGTCAGGATCGGTTGCGTCGTCCACCGTTGCGCATTCGGTCAACAACACCTTGCCGGCTCTCGCTGTCCTGCTGGCGTTGTGA